Proteins encoded by one window of Candidatus Acidiferrales bacterium:
- a CDS encoding type II toxin-antitoxin system HicB family antitoxin, producing MYRFLIVIEKAKDNYSAYSPDLPGCVATGQTRRQVTRSMHEAIEMHIRGLLEDKLPIPKPHAFAEYVAVS from the coding sequence ATGTATCGTTTTCTCATTGTCATCGAGAAGGCGAAGGACAATTACTCGGCCTATTCTCCTGATCTACCCGGCTGTGTGGCGACAGGCCAAACCCGCCGGCAAGTCACCCGCAGTATGCACGAAGCAATCGAAATGCATATACGCGGCTTGCTCGAAGACAAATTACCCATTCCCAAGCCTCACGCCTTCGCGGAATATGTTGCTGTTTCGTAG